From a single Anaeromicrobium sediminis genomic region:
- the thiS gene encoding sulfur carrier protein ThiS — translation MIINGKEMDFGKVTITQLLKGLDLKEEKVVVEVNFQIVPKEMYEEHILNKADKVEIVSFVGGG, via the coding sequence ATGATCATAAATGGCAAAGAGATGGACTTTGGAAAGGTTACAATTACACAATTATTAAAGGGTTTAGATTTAAAAGAAGAAAAAGTAGTTGTAGAAGTGAATTTTCAAATAGTACCTAAAGAAATGTATGAAGAACATATACTTAATAAGGCTGACAAAGTGGAGATAGTAAGCTTTGTGGGAGGTGGTTGA
- a CDS encoding response regulator transcription factor — translation MYKMLIADDEPIEIEGIKKIIEKNFEDITIVKEAKNGREVIEYFQGNSPDIAFLDIKMPGIDGISALKEIRKMNRKTKIVILSAYDDFQYAKESISLDAYEYLLKPVRRKKIIEVLENIIKNIKSERKEANKKVRLQEEIINIKSIVEEKLISFILEGGSEKIKEICTNENIFKINIDTAHLIGIRTDEKNREFVESKIKKSFKSKVNSIMSTYNDNIYILIEEEEADEYWIKKSLEKIERELKNNINEELIYWYEKNNYFEDIKKNVIKIIGKLNTINTNMDFNDENRLRICKEVLNFDLNYYNEFEKMLGYIMKKTNSRDLNFYEEINEIVSFLQYGAFMEKNEIYFKNSKEMIKNKRSKSSIKNAILVDLDTYVKLCRSNDLIENVKDYIVKNYDSKIKLEDLSYKFAISTFYLSKLFKQETGQNFIEFLTHIRIEKAKKMLKEGIQVKDVYRRVGYSDPNYFSRMFKKITGISPSKYVSKN, via the coding sequence ATGTATAAAATGCTAATTGCAGATGATGAACCAATAGAAATTGAAGGTATAAAAAAAATAATAGAGAAAAATTTTGAGGATATAACCATAGTCAAGGAAGCAAAGAATGGACGAGAAGTTATAGAGTATTTCCAAGGAAATTCTCCAGATATAGCTTTTTTGGACATTAAAATGCCAGGAATAGATGGTATTAGCGCCCTAAAAGAAATTAGAAAGATGAATAGGAAAACCAAAATAGTCATATTATCAGCCTATGATGATTTTCAATATGCAAAGGAAAGTATATCATTAGATGCCTATGAGTATTTACTAAAGCCTGTTAGAAGAAAAAAGATAATAGAAGTATTAGAAAATATTATAAAAAATATTAAATCGGAAAGAAAAGAAGCTAACAAAAAGGTAAGGCTGCAGGAGGAAATAATAAATATTAAAAGTATAGTGGAGGAAAAATTAATATCATTTATATTAGAAGGTGGCAGTGAGAAAATAAAGGAAATATGCACTAATGAAAATATATTTAAGATTAATATAGATACGGCCCATTTAATAGGAATTAGAACTGATGAGAAAAATAGGGAGTTTGTGGAATCTAAAATAAAAAAGAGCTTCAAGTCAAAGGTAAACTCCATAATGTCTACTTACAATGACAATATATATATATTAATTGAGGAAGAAGAAGCAGATGAGTATTGGATAAAAAAAAGTTTAGAAAAAATAGAAAGGGAATTGAAAAATAATATTAATGAGGAATTAATCTATTGGTATGAGAAAAATAATTACTTTGAGGACATCAAAAAAAATGTAATTAAGATTATAGGAAAGCTAAACACTATAAATACTAACATGGACTTTAATGATGAAAATCGTTTAAGAATATGTAAGGAAGTTTTAAACTTTGATTTGAATTATTATAATGAATTTGAAAAAATGCTAGGATATATAATGAAAAAAACTAATTCCCGTGATTTAAATTTTTATGAAGAAATAAATGAAATAGTAAGCTTTCTTCAATATGGAGCTTTCATGGAAAAAAATGAGATTTATTTTAAAAATAGTAAAGAGATGATTAAAAATAAGAGAAGTAAATCCTCTATTAAAAATGCCATATTAGTAGATTTAGATACTTATGTGAAATTGTGTAGAAGTAATGATCTAATAGAAAATGTAAAGGATTACATTGTAAAGAACTATGATTCAAAAATAAAGTTAGAAGATCTATCATATAAATTTGCCATTAGCACCTTTTATTTAAGTAAATTATTTAAGCAAGAAACGGGACAAAACTTTATAGAGTTTTTAACCCATATAAGAATTGAGAAGGCAAAGAAGATGCTAAAGGAAGGAATACAAGTAAAGGATGTATATAGAAGGGTAGGATATAGTGACCCTAACTATTTTAGTAGGATGTTTAAAAAAATCACAGGAATTTCACCTAGTAAATATGTAAGTAAGAATTAG
- the thiF gene encoding sulfur carrier protein ThiS adenylyltransferase ThiF, translating to MVDLKIYVNEKEMSVNEGITSFSLRDLIKKEADVVVLNGFIIKEDVPLKENDRVVFITKGAVPDREELESLLVSRHTPRVHERVEKACIGIAGLGGLGSNVAVALARIGIGKLVLVDYDLVEPSNLNRQHYFLKHIGMKKTRALKEIISEINPFVEVEIRDIYLDKTNMEESFKDVDIIVEAFDNPICKAELVNIALSKLTSKYIVAASGMAGHFSNNTIKTKKIRDKFYLIGDDISEAKPGCGLMAPRVSIAASHQANTVLRIILDEYET from the coding sequence GTGGTTGATTTGAAAATATATGTAAATGAAAAGGAAATGAGTGTAAATGAGGGAATTACTAGCTTTTCTCTTAGGGATTTAATTAAAAAGGAAGCAGATGTAGTAGTTTTAAATGGATTTATTATTAAGGAAGATGTACCTTTAAAAGAAAATGATAGGGTTGTGTTTATAACTAAAGGAGCAGTTCCAGATAGGGAGGAACTTGAATCACTACTTGTTTCAAGACATACACCAAGGGTGCACGAAAGGGTAGAAAAGGCATGTATAGGAATTGCAGGTCTAGGAGGCCTAGGATCAAATGTGGCCGTAGCTCTAGCTAGAATTGGAATAGGAAAATTAGTTTTAGTAGATTATGATTTGGTTGAACCAAGTAATTTAAATAGACAGCATTATTTTTTAAAGCACATAGGGATGAAAAAGACTAGGGCATTAAAAGAAATAATAAGTGAAATTAATCCCTTTGTAGAAGTTGAAATCAGAGATATTTATTTGGATAAGACCAATATGGAAGAGTCTTTTAAAGATGTGGATATAATAGTGGAGGCCTTCGATAATCCCATTTGTAAGGCAGAATTAGTAAATATTGCATTATCAAAGCTAACTAGTAAATATATTGTGGCTGCATCTGGCATGGCTGGACATTTTTCAAATAATACTATAAAGACAAAAAAGATAAGAGATAAATTTTATTTGATTGGTGATGATATTTCAGAGGCAAAACCAGGATGTGGTCTTATGGCACCACGGGTATCTATTGCAGCAAGCCATCAGGCCAATACTGTACTGAGAATAATTTTAGACGAATATGAGACTTAG
- a CDS encoding sensor histidine kinase: MKNNFISIKEKLIVSYILILIILIWIGGYSLYTINRISSQYNEFVEKLDTLSNVKNSIKESKNSLDNLLLTRSTNYIDDIYSSIDTSYGELNKLSRRNMTKEEYNLMVDLRKLIGSYRAYSEETFRVALGTADERYIINYNNSTKVYNYIMESVDEINNKIYEENFRKYKIIKEHNLKFTRAIIVIFIISISISIMFIFFFSRKLIQNVNALTNQAEEVSKGNFEVDNLKIDSQDEIGILFNSFNIMVKEIKYLLSEVENKTRLEKEAQFLALQSQINPHFLFNTLNVIAKTALIEGSDNTCDLIESLSDILRYTLRNVNSTVTLEEEVYSLRQYIYIQKTRFGDRIKYIENIDDDLLNYKIPLLSLQPIVENAFKHGLEGKEQGGEIEVRINSIKNYIKIEIRDNGKGFYPYMYSKENAGIGVKNVRERLGIYFKNKSLLFFYNTKEGALVKIIIPKVE, from the coding sequence ATGAAGAATAATTTTATATCTATAAAAGAAAAACTTATAGTTAGTTATATATTAATATTGATCATATTAATATGGATAGGTGGATATAGTTTATATACTATAAACAGAATATCGAGTCAATACAATGAGTTTGTGGAAAAGTTAGATACTCTATCTAATGTGAAAAACTCAATAAAGGAAAGTAAGAATTCTCTAGACAATCTACTACTTACAAGGTCTACTAATTATATAGATGATATATATTCTTCTATTGATACGTCCTATGGAGAATTAAATAAGTTAAGTAGAAGGAATATGACTAAAGAAGAGTATAATCTAATGGTTGACTTAAGAAAGCTTATAGGAAGTTACAGGGCCTATAGTGAAGAGACCTTTAGGGTAGCCCTAGGAACGGCAGATGAAAGATATATAATAAATTATAATAATAGTACTAAGGTATATAATTATATAATGGAGTCTGTAGATGAGATAAATAATAAAATATATGAGGAAAATTTTAGAAAATATAAGATAATAAAAGAGCATAATTTGAAATTTACTAGGGCTATCATAGTAATTTTCATAATTAGTATATCCATAAGCATAATGTTCATTTTCTTTTTTTCTAGGAAGTTAATACAGAATGTAAATGCTTTAACTAATCAGGCAGAGGAAGTTTCTAAAGGGAATTTTGAAGTAGACAATCTTAAAATAGATTCTCAGGATGAAATAGGAATACTGTTTAATTCCTTTAACATTATGGTAAAGGAAATTAAATATTTATTAAGTGAGGTAGAAAATAAAACTCGATTGGAAAAGGAAGCACAATTTTTAGCTTTACAATCCCAAATAAATCCTCATTTTTTATTTAACACTTTAAATGTTATTGCTAAAACTGCTTTAATTGAAGGATCAGATAATACTTGTGATTTAATAGAATCCCTATCAGACATTCTAAGGTATACCCTTAGAAATGTGAATTCTACAGTTACCTTAGAAGAAGAAGTATATAGCTTAAGACAATACATATATATACAAAAGACTAGATTTGGAGATAGGATAAAATATATAGAGAATATTGATGATGATTTATTAAACTATAAAATACCCCTATTATCGTTACAGCCCATAGTTGAAAATGCTTTTAAACATGGACTAGAAGGAAAAGAACAGGGGGGAGAAATAGAAGTAAGGATCAATAGTATAAAAAATTATATAAAAATAGAAATAAGGGATAATGGAAAGGGTTTTTATCCATATATGTATTCTAAAGAGAATGCTGGAATAGGTGTGAAAAATGTAAGGGAAAGATTAGGAATTTATTTTAAAAATAAAAGTTTGTTGTTTTTTTATAATACTAAAGAGGGCGCATTAGTAAAAATTATAATACCAAAGGTGGAATAA